Proteins from a single region of Chrysemys picta bellii isolate R12L10 chromosome 25, ASM1138683v2, whole genome shotgun sequence:
- the DOT1L gene encoding histone-lysine N-methyltransferase, H3 lysine-79 specific isoform X11 has translation MDREFRKWMKWYGKKHAEYTLERGDFLSEEWKERIANTSVIFVNNFAFGPEVDHQLKERFANMKEGGRIVSSKPFAPLNFRINSRNLSDIGTIMRVVELSPLKGSVSWTGKPVSYYLHTIDRTILENYFSSLKNPKLREEQEAARRRQQRENKSNTTTPTKVRENKDSGAEEEKVGTNAVKKTSPSKARKKKLSKKGRKMAGRKRGRPKKMNTANTERKTKKNQTALELLHAQTVSQTPSSSPQDAYKSPHSPYYQLPPKVQRHSSNQLLVTPTPPALQKLLDSFKIQYMQFMAYMKTPQYKANLQQLLEQEKEKNAQLLGTAQQLFTHCQAQKEEIKRLFQQKLDELGVKALTYNDLIQAQKEISAHNQQLKEQTKQLEKDNSELRNQSLQLLKARCEELKLDWSTLSLESLLKEKQALKNQISEKQKHCLELQISIVELEKSQRQQELMQLKSYMPPDESLSVQLRNKNRLSREPEADHGRFQLELECSKFPMPHINGMSPELSMNGHATPYEIHNALSRPSSKQNTPQYMTSHLDQEIIPCTPNHSNRQKVDKTASLSLPDYTRFSPAKIALRRHLNQDHAVNGKATTNEIHQRADHVKENGLTYPSPGISNGIKLSPQETRPSSPAALPIAGEKVLRERTSASNGETITSLPISIPLSTVQPNKLPVSIPLASVVLPSRVEKVRSTPSPVHQNRDSSSTLEKQYGASSHNGISNAAGNKPLALATSGFSYSSGSMAVNGTLSNSPAHLNHSVDQAAADDSGSLFNSVGSRSSTPQYPSLLMMQSRNSGQNSPAHQHSASPKLNGASQSMVGVLQYVDAQKMFAEGTKGELQPDAAFSDPENEAKRRIIFTISPGTGSIKQSPSNKHSPLTASIRMDCGQAYMQDGKKRGRRKRSSTGNLNMNSGVSPKRKSLPTVAGLFTQPSGSPLNINSMVNNINQPLEITAISSPENSLKNSPVPYQDNDQPPVLKKEKPLIQTNGVHYSPLTSDEEQGSEDEHNSTRIERKIATISLESKSPQKTIENGGSLAGRRQAQTSENMNSSKWKSTFSPISDINLTKTTDSPLQAVSSLSQNSLFAFRPSSEDGMAIDAKIAAHTRKNITMSSSGTDGLSPNTNSTNGSMYNGGLTTDIGLHSFIDGASLPHKTSDVTTLNSSLGFQSQRSKDVGILETNPFLNKRQLEGLGSMKGEDLNRSGVKSKEISELTIRPGAASEKSSLQHNGKVGKGRDRDVEFKNGHNLFISAAAVSSGGLLNGKSLSTGVSSAGNPAPSVQTHHPFLNTLTTGSQFPLGPMALQANLNSVTNASVLQSLFNSMPAAASLVHVSSAATRLTNSHAMGNFSSGVTGGTVGGIFNHAVPSASSSHQFGASFSSSAVSSSTMLSLNPLQAVASTSSFQSPSSSLVTSSENRAAQHLNRVPVQTVFHTPPPPPPNVSLPPPPPLLASNSEPALLQNLPSIPANDAFLPSSSAASVQSANASLSIKLASLQHKTSRPSFTVHHPPLPRLALAQTAPMIPQSNATGTSAMWVTLGMQSPYASHLSGVKPR, from the exons GAGGAACAAGAGGCAGCTAGACGTCGTCAGCAAAGAGAAAACAAGAGCAACACAACTACTCCAACGAAGGTGCGAGAAAACAAG GATTCTGGTGCTGAAGAAGAAAAAGTTGGGACAAATGCAGTTAAAAAGACATCCCCCTCCAAAGCACGCAAGAAAAAGCTGAGtaagaaaggaaggaaaatggCCGGGCGGAAGCGAGGGCGTCCCAAGAAAATGAACACTGCAAATACAGAGCGCAAGACCAAGAAGAACCAAACTGCACTAGAGCTTCTGCATGCTCAAACTGTGTCACAGAcaccctcatcctctcctcagg ATGCATACAAGTCACCTCATAGTCCATATTACCAACTACCTCCTAAAGTGCAACGGCATTCATCTAACCAACTGTTGGTGACTCCTACCCCACCTGCACTACAGAAGCTGCTAG ACTCTTTTAAGATCCAATACATGCAGTTCATGGCGTACATGAAAACTCCTCAGTACAAAGCAAACCTGCAACAGTTACTGGAGCAGGAAAAg GAAAAGAATGCTCAATTGCTGGGGACAGCACAACAGTTATTCACCCACTGCCAGGCACAGAAAGAGGAAATTAAACGTCTCTTTCAACAGAAACTCGATGAG TTGGGAGTTAAAGCTCTGACATATAATGACCTGATTCAGGCTCAGAAGGAGATCTCCGCTCACAACCAGCAGCTGAAGGAACAGACAAAGCAGCTGGAGAAAGATAACAGCGAACTCAGGAACCAGAGCTTGCAGCTG CTTAAAGCACGATGCGAAGAACTGAAGTTGGATTGGTCAACGCTGTCGTTGGAGAGCTTACTGAAGGAAAAGCAGGCACTGAAGAATCAGATTTCTGAGAAACAAAAGCACTGTTTGGAATTGCAG ATCAGCATTGTGGAGCTTGAGAAAAGTCAAAGGCAGCAGGAGCTCATGCAGCTGAAATCGTATATGCCTCCTGATGAGTCTCTGTCGGTTCAACTACGCAATAAAAACCGTTTAAGCCGTGAGCCCGAGGCTGATCACGGCAGATTCCAACTTGAGCTTGAGTGCTCTAAATTTCCTATGCCCCACATCAATGGCATGAGCCCTGAACTGTCCATGAATGGCCATGCTACTCCCTATGAAATCCATAATGCTCTTAGCAGGCCCTCTTCCAAGCAGAACACCCCTCAATACATGACCTCTCACCTGGACCAAGAAATAATTCCTTGCACCCCAAACCACAGCAACAGACAGAAGGTGGACAAGACAGCAAGCTTGTCCTTACCTGATTACACCAGGTTTTCCCCAGCTAAGATAGCCCTAAGGAGACACTTGAATCAGGACCATGCAGTCAATGGAAAAGCAACAACTAATGAGATACACCAGAG AGCTGACCATGTAAAAGAGAACGGCCTTACATATCCAAGCCCTGGCATTTCAAATGGCATAAAGCTGAGTCCTCAGGAAACTCGGCCCTCTTCCCCAGCGGCCTTACCGATTGCAGGCGAGAAG GTTTTGCGAGAGAGGACTTCTGCGAGTAATGGAGAAACTATCACCAGCCTACCTATCAGTATTCCTCTCAGCACGGTGCAGCCCAATAAACTCCCTGTTAGTATCCCTCTGGCCAGCGTAGTCCTACCTAGCCGTGTTGAGAAGGTG AGAAGCACACCTAGTCCAGTTCATCAGAATCGAGACTCGTCGTCAACACTTGAAAAACAGTATGGTGCTAGTTCTCATAATGGCATAAGCAATGCTGCTGGAAATAAGCCACTGGCTTTGGCTACCTCAG GTTTTTCATATTCTTCTGGCTCCATGGCAGTTAATGGAACTCTTTCAAACAGCCCCGCCCACCTTAACCATAGTGTTGATCAGGCAGCTGCGGACGACTCTGGGAGTTTGTTTAACTCGGTAGGGTCTCGGAGCTCCACTCCACAATACCCTTCTTTGCTAATGATGCAGTCACGGAACTCTGGGCAGAACTCCCCGGCTCACCAGCACTCAGCAAGCCCCAAGTTAAATGGTGCCTCCCAGAGCATGGTAGGGGTACTGCAGTACGTGGATGCTCAGAAGATGTTTGCCGAAGGAACAAAGGGGGAACTTCAGCCTGATGCCGCCTTTTCCGATCCTGAGAATGAGGCCAAGAGAAGAATCATCTTCACAATCTCTCCTGGTACAGGAAGTATAAAACAGTCTCCGTCTAACAAGCACAGTCCCCTGACAGCAAGCATTCGGATGGACTGTGGCCAAGCATACATGCAGGATGGGAAGAAACGAGGGCGAAGGAAGAGATCCTCCACAGGGAATCTAAACATGAACTCCGGGGTGTCCCCTAAACGCAAATCCTTACCAACTGTGGCTGGACTCTTCACTCAGCCTTCAGGCTCACCACTTAATATAAACTCAATG GTCAATAACATTAATCAGCCTTTAGAAATAACAGCCATTTCCTCCCCTGAAAACTCCCTGAAGAACTCTCCTGTTCCCTACCAGGACAATGACCAGCCTCCAGTGCTGAAGAAAGAGAAGCCCCTGATTCAGACCAACGGTGTTCATTACTCGCCACTGACTTCGGATGAAGAACAGGGATCGGAAGATGAGCACAATAgcaccag AATTGAGAGGAAAATTGCAACGATATCATTGGAAAGCAAATCTCCACAGAAGACTATTGAAAATG GTGGCAGTTTAGCTGGGAGGAGACAAGCACAAACCAGTGAGAACATGAATAGCAGTAAATGGAAGTCTACCTTTTCACCAATTTCTGACATCAACCTGACCAAAACTACCGATAGCCCATTGCAGGCTGTTTCATCTCTGAGCCAGAATTCCCTGTTTGCCTTTAGGCCGTCCTCTGAGGATGGCATGGCCATCGATGCCAAAATTGCAGCACACACACGGAAAAACATCACCATGTCCTCCTCTGGGACGGACGGACTCAGCCCCAATACAAACTCCACTAATGGATCCATGTATAACGGTGGACTGACCACAGACATCGGTTTACACAGCTTTATTGATGGTGCTTCTCTTCCTCATAAGACTTCAGATGTGACGACCCTCAACTCCTCTTTGGGTTTTCAGTCACAGAGGAGCAAAGATGTGGGGATTTTGGAGACAAACCCCTTTTTGAACAAGAGGCAGCTTGAAGGCCTAGGCAGCATGAAAGGAGAAGACTTAAACCGGTCAGGGGTCAAAAGTAAAGAGATCAGTGAATTAACCATTCGTCCAGGGGCGGCTTCTGAAAAAAGTTCCTTGCAGCACAATGGCAAGGTCGGCAAAGGACGGGACCGAGATGTGGAGTTTAAAAACGGCCACAACCTTTtcatttctgctgctgctgtatcTTCTGGTGGCCTTCTCAATGGCAAAAGCCTTTCCACTGGTGTCTCATCTGCAGGCAACCCAGCACCTTCTGTTCAGACGCATCATCCTTTCTTAAACACATTGACCACTGGATCGCAGTTCCCCCTGGGCCCCATGGCTTTGCAGGCAAACCTCAACTCGGTCACAAACGCCTCAGTATTGCAGTCCTTATTTAATTCCATGCCAGCTGCTGCCAGTCTGGTCCACGTGTCATCAGCTGCAACCAGACTGACTAACTCTCATGCTATGGGGAACTTCTCTTCTGGGGTTACAGGTGGAACAGTTGGAG GTATTTTTAACCATGCGGTGCCTTCTGCCTCCTCTTCTCATCAGTTTGGAGCCAgtttcagcagcagtgctgtTTCTAGCAGCACAATGCTAAGCTTAAACCCTCTGCAGGCTGTGGCCAGCACCTCATCCTTCCAGTCCCCCTCCTCTAGCTTAGTAACGTCGAGTGAGAACAGAGCTGCCCAGCACCTAAACAGAGTGCCAGTGCAGACTGTGTTTCatacccctcctccaccccctcctaaCGTTTCattacctcctcctcctccattactCGCTTCTAACTCTGAGCCTGCGCTTCTGCAGAACTTGCCGTCCATCCCAGCTAACGATGCTTTTTTACCATCCTCGTCCGCTGCTTCTGTCCAATCTGCTAATGCTTCTTTGTCTATTAAGCTAGCTTCTCTTCAGCACAAAACTTCCCGTCCCTCCTTTACAGTCCATCACCCACCTCTGCCCCGTTTGGCGCTGGCACAGACCGCGCCCATGATCCCGCAGTCCAACGCAACTGGCACGTCCGCTATGTGGGTTACACTTGGCATGCAGTCTCCTTATGCTTCGCACCTTTCTGGGGTTAAGCCGCGATAA
- the DOT1L gene encoding histone-lysine N-methyltransferase, H3 lysine-79 specific isoform X13 — protein sequence MGKNMQNTHLQASPSFSGRLGCVLDAMCCLFHKSLASEQKHWKEVTSSQKNGKKELQTQGGRIVSSKPFAPLNFRINSRNLSDIGTIMRVVELSPLKGSVSWTGKPVSYYLHTIDRTILENYFSSLKNPKLREEQEAARRRQQRENKSNTTTPTKVRENKDSGAEEEKVGTNAVKKTSPSKARKKKLSKKGRKMAGRKRGRPKKMNTANTERKTKKNQTALELLHAQTVSQTPSSSPQDAYKSPHSPYYQLPPKVQRHSSNQLLVTPTPPALQKLLDSFKIQYMQFMAYMKTPQYKANLQQLLEQEKEKNAQLLGTAQQLFTHCQAQKEEIKRLFQQKLDELGVKALTYNDLIQAQKEISAHNQQLKEQTKQLEKDNSELRNQSLQLLKARCEELKLDWSTLSLESLLKEKQALKNQISEKQKHCLELQISIVELEKSQRQQELMQLKSYMPPDESLSVQLRNKNRLSREPEADHGRFQLELECSKFPMPHINGMSPELSMNGHATPYEIHNALSRPSSKQNTPQYMTSHLDQEIIPCTPNHSNRQKVDKTASLSLPDYTRFSPAKIALRRHLNQDHAVNGKATTNEIHQRADHVKENGLTYPSPGISNGIKLSPQETRPSSPAALPIAGEKVLRERTSASNGETITSLPISIPLSTVQPNKLPVSIPLASVVLPSRVEKVRSTPSPVHQNRDSSSTLEKQYGASSHNGISNAAGNKPLALATSGFSYSSGSMAVNGTLSNSPAHLNHSVDQAAADDSGSLFNSVGSRSSTPQYPSLLMMQSRNSGQNSPAHQHSASPKLNGASQSMVGVLQYVDAQKMFAEGTKGELQPDAAFSDPENEAKRRIIFTISPGTGSIKQSPSNKHSPLTASIRMDCGQAYMQDGKKRGRRKRSSTGNLNMNSGVSPKRKSLPTVAGLFTQPSGSPLNINSMVNNINQPLEITAISSPENSLKNSPVPYQDNDQPPVLKKEKPLIQTNGVHYSPLTSDEEQGSEDEHNSTRIERKIATISLESKSPQKTIENGGSLAGRRQAQTSENMNSSKWKSTFSPISDINLTKTTDSPLQAVSSLSQNSLFAFRPSSEDGMAIDAKIAAHTRKNITMSSSGTDGLSPNTNSTNGSMYNGGLTTDIGLHSFIDGASLPHKTSDVTTLNSSLGFQSQRSKDVGILETNPFLNKRQLEGLGSMKGEDLNRSGVKSKEISELTIRPGAASEKSSLQHNGKVGKGRDRDVEFKNGHNLFISAAAVSSGGLLNGKSLSTGVSSAGNPAPSVQTHHPFLNTLTTGSQFPLGPMALQANLNSVTNASVLQSLFNSMPAAASLVHVSSAATRLTNSHAMGNFSSGVTGGTVGGIFNHAVPSASSSHQFGASFSSSAVSSSTMLSLNPLQAVASTSSFQSPSSSLVTSSENRAAQHLNRVPVQTVFHTPPPPPPNVSLPPPPPLLASNSEPALLQNLPSIPANDAFLPSSSAASVQSANASLSIKLASLQHKTSRPSFTVHHPPLPRLALAQTAPMIPQSNATGTSAMWVTLGMQSPYASHLSGVKPR from the exons GAGGAACAAGAGGCAGCTAGACGTCGTCAGCAAAGAGAAAACAAGAGCAACACAACTACTCCAACGAAGGTGCGAGAAAACAAG GATTCTGGTGCTGAAGAAGAAAAAGTTGGGACAAATGCAGTTAAAAAGACATCCCCCTCCAAAGCACGCAAGAAAAAGCTGAGtaagaaaggaaggaaaatggCCGGGCGGAAGCGAGGGCGTCCCAAGAAAATGAACACTGCAAATACAGAGCGCAAGACCAAGAAGAACCAAACTGCACTAGAGCTTCTGCATGCTCAAACTGTGTCACAGAcaccctcatcctctcctcagg ATGCATACAAGTCACCTCATAGTCCATATTACCAACTACCTCCTAAAGTGCAACGGCATTCATCTAACCAACTGTTGGTGACTCCTACCCCACCTGCACTACAGAAGCTGCTAG ACTCTTTTAAGATCCAATACATGCAGTTCATGGCGTACATGAAAACTCCTCAGTACAAAGCAAACCTGCAACAGTTACTGGAGCAGGAAAAg GAAAAGAATGCTCAATTGCTGGGGACAGCACAACAGTTATTCACCCACTGCCAGGCACAGAAAGAGGAAATTAAACGTCTCTTTCAACAGAAACTCGATGAG TTGGGAGTTAAAGCTCTGACATATAATGACCTGATTCAGGCTCAGAAGGAGATCTCCGCTCACAACCAGCAGCTGAAGGAACAGACAAAGCAGCTGGAGAAAGATAACAGCGAACTCAGGAACCAGAGCTTGCAGCTG CTTAAAGCACGATGCGAAGAACTGAAGTTGGATTGGTCAACGCTGTCGTTGGAGAGCTTACTGAAGGAAAAGCAGGCACTGAAGAATCAGATTTCTGAGAAACAAAAGCACTGTTTGGAATTGCAG ATCAGCATTGTGGAGCTTGAGAAAAGTCAAAGGCAGCAGGAGCTCATGCAGCTGAAATCGTATATGCCTCCTGATGAGTCTCTGTCGGTTCAACTACGCAATAAAAACCGTTTAAGCCGTGAGCCCGAGGCTGATCACGGCAGATTCCAACTTGAGCTTGAGTGCTCTAAATTTCCTATGCCCCACATCAATGGCATGAGCCCTGAACTGTCCATGAATGGCCATGCTACTCCCTATGAAATCCATAATGCTCTTAGCAGGCCCTCTTCCAAGCAGAACACCCCTCAATACATGACCTCTCACCTGGACCAAGAAATAATTCCTTGCACCCCAAACCACAGCAACAGACAGAAGGTGGACAAGACAGCAAGCTTGTCCTTACCTGATTACACCAGGTTTTCCCCAGCTAAGATAGCCCTAAGGAGACACTTGAATCAGGACCATGCAGTCAATGGAAAAGCAACAACTAATGAGATACACCAGAG AGCTGACCATGTAAAAGAGAACGGCCTTACATATCCAAGCCCTGGCATTTCAAATGGCATAAAGCTGAGTCCTCAGGAAACTCGGCCCTCTTCCCCAGCGGCCTTACCGATTGCAGGCGAGAAG GTTTTGCGAGAGAGGACTTCTGCGAGTAATGGAGAAACTATCACCAGCCTACCTATCAGTATTCCTCTCAGCACGGTGCAGCCCAATAAACTCCCTGTTAGTATCCCTCTGGCCAGCGTAGTCCTACCTAGCCGTGTTGAGAAGGTG AGAAGCACACCTAGTCCAGTTCATCAGAATCGAGACTCGTCGTCAACACTTGAAAAACAGTATGGTGCTAGTTCTCATAATGGCATAAGCAATGCTGCTGGAAATAAGCCACTGGCTTTGGCTACCTCAG GTTTTTCATATTCTTCTGGCTCCATGGCAGTTAATGGAACTCTTTCAAACAGCCCCGCCCACCTTAACCATAGTGTTGATCAGGCAGCTGCGGACGACTCTGGGAGTTTGTTTAACTCGGTAGGGTCTCGGAGCTCCACTCCACAATACCCTTCTTTGCTAATGATGCAGTCACGGAACTCTGGGCAGAACTCCCCGGCTCACCAGCACTCAGCAAGCCCCAAGTTAAATGGTGCCTCCCAGAGCATGGTAGGGGTACTGCAGTACGTGGATGCTCAGAAGATGTTTGCCGAAGGAACAAAGGGGGAACTTCAGCCTGATGCCGCCTTTTCCGATCCTGAGAATGAGGCCAAGAGAAGAATCATCTTCACAATCTCTCCTGGTACAGGAAGTATAAAACAGTCTCCGTCTAACAAGCACAGTCCCCTGACAGCAAGCATTCGGATGGACTGTGGCCAAGCATACATGCAGGATGGGAAGAAACGAGGGCGAAGGAAGAGATCCTCCACAGGGAATCTAAACATGAACTCCGGGGTGTCCCCTAAACGCAAATCCTTACCAACTGTGGCTGGACTCTTCACTCAGCCTTCAGGCTCACCACTTAATATAAACTCAATG GTCAATAACATTAATCAGCCTTTAGAAATAACAGCCATTTCCTCCCCTGAAAACTCCCTGAAGAACTCTCCTGTTCCCTACCAGGACAATGACCAGCCTCCAGTGCTGAAGAAAGAGAAGCCCCTGATTCAGACCAACGGTGTTCATTACTCGCCACTGACTTCGGATGAAGAACAGGGATCGGAAGATGAGCACAATAgcaccag AATTGAGAGGAAAATTGCAACGATATCATTGGAAAGCAAATCTCCACAGAAGACTATTGAAAATG GTGGCAGTTTAGCTGGGAGGAGACAAGCACAAACCAGTGAGAACATGAATAGCAGTAAATGGAAGTCTACCTTTTCACCAATTTCTGACATCAACCTGACCAAAACTACCGATAGCCCATTGCAGGCTGTTTCATCTCTGAGCCAGAATTCCCTGTTTGCCTTTAGGCCGTCCTCTGAGGATGGCATGGCCATCGATGCCAAAATTGCAGCACACACACGGAAAAACATCACCATGTCCTCCTCTGGGACGGACGGACTCAGCCCCAATACAAACTCCACTAATGGATCCATGTATAACGGTGGACTGACCACAGACATCGGTTTACACAGCTTTATTGATGGTGCTTCTCTTCCTCATAAGACTTCAGATGTGACGACCCTCAACTCCTCTTTGGGTTTTCAGTCACAGAGGAGCAAAGATGTGGGGATTTTGGAGACAAACCCCTTTTTGAACAAGAGGCAGCTTGAAGGCCTAGGCAGCATGAAAGGAGAAGACTTAAACCGGTCAGGGGTCAAAAGTAAAGAGATCAGTGAATTAACCATTCGTCCAGGGGCGGCTTCTGAAAAAAGTTCCTTGCAGCACAATGGCAAGGTCGGCAAAGGACGGGACCGAGATGTGGAGTTTAAAAACGGCCACAACCTTTtcatttctgctgctgctgtatcTTCTGGTGGCCTTCTCAATGGCAAAAGCCTTTCCACTGGTGTCTCATCTGCAGGCAACCCAGCACCTTCTGTTCAGACGCATCATCCTTTCTTAAACACATTGACCACTGGATCGCAGTTCCCCCTGGGCCCCATGGCTTTGCAGGCAAACCTCAACTCGGTCACAAACGCCTCAGTATTGCAGTCCTTATTTAATTCCATGCCAGCTGCTGCCAGTCTGGTCCACGTGTCATCAGCTGCAACCAGACTGACTAACTCTCATGCTATGGGGAACTTCTCTTCTGGGGTTACAGGTGGAACAGTTGGAG GTATTTTTAACCATGCGGTGCCTTCTGCCTCCTCTTCTCATCAGTTTGGAGCCAgtttcagcagcagtgctgtTTCTAGCAGCACAATGCTAAGCTTAAACCCTCTGCAGGCTGTGGCCAGCACCTCATCCTTCCAGTCCCCCTCCTCTAGCTTAGTAACGTCGAGTGAGAACAGAGCTGCCCAGCACCTAAACAGAGTGCCAGTGCAGACTGTGTTTCatacccctcctccaccccctcctaaCGTTTCattacctcctcctcctccattactCGCTTCTAACTCTGAGCCTGCGCTTCTGCAGAACTTGCCGTCCATCCCAGCTAACGATGCTTTTTTACCATCCTCGTCCGCTGCTTCTGTCCAATCTGCTAATGCTTCTTTGTCTATTAAGCTAGCTTCTCTTCAGCACAAAACTTCCCGTCCCTCCTTTACAGTCCATCACCCACCTCTGCCCCGTTTGGCGCTGGCACAGACCGCGCCCATGATCCCGCAGTCCAACGCAACTGGCACGTCCGCTATGTGGGTTACACTTGGCATGCAGTCTCCTTATGCTTCGCACCTTTCTGGGGTTAAGCCGCGATAA